Proteins encoded by one window of Streptomyces sp. NBC_01571:
- a CDS encoding heme A synthase — translation MGRVPNVTRADAVALVSNPLAFIAERWTPTARTVRRAALAALVMSVVIVVTGGAVRLTGSGLGCPTWPKCTDDSLTTTSAMGFHGVIEFTNRMLTYVLCAAVGWAIIAARSEKPWRRDLTRLGWAQFWIVMSNAILGGVVVLVGLNPYTVAAHFLLSTALITVAAVMWQRTREGSAAPRPLVGKAVQQLVWCLVAATVVLIAVGTVVTGAGPHAGDSSEVDRMHVSWENVAKLHAVLAWIVVTLTFALWFVLKAVDAPRGPLDRTRDLFLILLGQGVIGYVQYFTDLPEALVGLHMFGSCLVWIGVLRVLLSLRERPALVADLTGPAAESALTRA, via the coding sequence ATGGGCCGCGTGCCAAACGTGACCCGAGCCGACGCCGTAGCCCTCGTGAGCAACCCGCTCGCCTTCATCGCCGAACGCTGGACTCCGACCGCACGGACGGTCCGCCGGGCGGCCCTCGCCGCACTGGTCATGTCCGTGGTCATCGTGGTCACCGGCGGCGCGGTACGGCTGACCGGTTCGGGGCTCGGCTGCCCGACCTGGCCCAAGTGCACCGACGACTCGCTCACCACGACGAGCGCGATGGGCTTCCACGGGGTCATCGAGTTCACCAACCGCATGCTGACCTACGTGCTGTGTGCCGCGGTGGGCTGGGCGATCATCGCCGCGCGCTCCGAGAAGCCGTGGCGGCGCGACCTCACCCGGCTCGGCTGGGCGCAGTTCTGGATCGTCATGAGCAACGCGATCCTCGGCGGCGTCGTCGTCCTGGTCGGCCTCAACCCGTACACGGTCGCCGCGCACTTCCTGCTCTCGACCGCGCTCATCACCGTGGCGGCGGTGATGTGGCAGCGCACCCGGGAGGGCTCCGCCGCGCCGCGCCCGCTGGTCGGCAAGGCGGTGCAGCAGCTCGTGTGGTGTCTGGTCGCCGCGACCGTGGTGCTGATCGCCGTCGGCACGGTCGTCACCGGCGCGGGTCCGCACGCGGGTGACTCGAGCGAGGTCGACCGCATGCACGTCAGCTGGGAGAACGTCGCCAAGCTGCACGCCGTGCTGGCCTGGATCGTGGTCACGCTGACCTTCGCCCTCTGGTTCGTCCTCAAGGCGGTCGACGCCCCCCGGGGCCCGCTGGACCGCACCCGCGACCTGTTCCTGATCCTGCTCGGGCAGGGCGTCATCGGCTATGTCCAGTACTTCACGGACCTTCCCGAGGCTCTGGTGGGCCTGCACATGTTCGGCTCCTGCCTGGTGTGGATCGGCGTGCTGCGCGTCCTGCTGTCGCTGCGCGAGCGGCCCGCCCTCGTGGCGGACCTGACGGGGCCGGCCGCGGAATCGGCGCTCACGCGCGCGTGA
- a CDS encoding amidohydrolase family protein codes for MIETPSLVDQYCHGVLRTELGLGTFEAHLARTEGPPAPGTTLFDTQTGFAVRRWCPPLLGLEPHCPPARYLARRRELGVLEAGRRLLRGSGVTTFLVDTGLPGDLTGPGEMASTGAADAHEIVRLELLAEQVADTSGTVESFLANLAESVHGAAANAVAFTSVAGGRHGLALAPEPPGPGEVRGAAGRWLADRRAGGALSDPVLLRHLLWIAVASGLPLQLHAGLGEPGLRIDRTDPVLLTDFARATAGLGTDLVLLHGYPYHRHAAHLAGVFPHVYADLGAALVRTGARAAAVLSEILELAPFGKLLFSSGAHGLPELHVVGARLFREALTRVLGTWVAEGAWSPADAQRVAGLIAAGNARRVYGVQ; via the coding sequence ATGATCGAAACGCCGTCCCTGGTGGACCAGTACTGTCACGGGGTGCTGAGGACCGAGCTGGGCCTCGGCACCTTCGAGGCCCACCTCGCCAGAACCGAGGGGCCGCCGGCCCCCGGCACCACCCTCTTCGACACCCAGACCGGCTTCGCTGTACGCCGCTGGTGTCCGCCCCTGCTCGGCCTGGAGCCGCACTGCCCGCCCGCCCGCTATCTCGCGCGGCGGCGCGAACTCGGCGTCCTCGAAGCGGGCCGCAGACTGCTGCGCGGCAGCGGCGTCACGACCTTTCTCGTGGACACCGGGTTGCCCGGCGACCTGACCGGGCCGGGCGAGATGGCCTCCACCGGCGCTGCCGACGCCCACGAGATCGTCCGCCTGGAGCTGCTGGCGGAACAGGTCGCGGACACCTCCGGCACGGTCGAGTCCTTCCTCGCCAACCTCGCCGAGTCGGTCCACGGAGCCGCCGCGAACGCCGTCGCCTTCACGTCCGTGGCGGGCGGACGGCACGGCCTGGCGCTCGCTCCCGAACCGCCCGGGCCGGGCGAGGTACGGGGGGCGGCGGGCCGGTGGCTCGCGGACCGCCGGGCCGGCGGGGCGCTCAGCGACCCCGTCCTGCTGCGCCATCTGCTGTGGATCGCGGTCGCCTCGGGGCTGCCCCTCCAGCTCCACGCCGGTCTCGGCGAGCCGGGCCTGCGGATCGACCGCACCGACCCCGTCCTGCTCACGGACTTCGCACGCGCCACGGCCGGTCTCGGCACCGATCTCGTGCTGCTGCACGGCTACCCGTACCACCGGCACGCGGCGCACCTCGCCGGGGTCTTCCCGCACGTGTACGCCGACCTGGGCGCCGCACTGGTGCGCACCGGAGCCCGGGCCGCGGCCGTCCTCTCCGAGATCCTGGAGCTGGCTCCCTTCGGCAAGCTCCTCTTCTCCAGCGGAGCACACGGCCTGCCCGAACTTCATGTGGTCGGCGCACGTCTCTTCCGCGAGGCGCTCACCCGGGTGCTCGGCACCTGGGTCGCGGAGGGGGCCTGGTCGCCGGCGGACGCGCAACGGGTGGCGGGGCTGATCGCCGCCGGGAACGCGCGCCGGGTCTACGGGGTGCAGTGA
- a CDS encoding heme o synthase, with product MCVTAVESRPAGVLGTSSSPSHRPFGARVKAFVALTKPRIIELLLITTVPVMFLAQQGVPDLKLVLLTCLGGYLSAGGANALNMYIDRDIDALMERTSQRPLVTGMVSPRECLAFGIALAVVSTLLFGLAVNWLSAWLSLGALLFYVVVYTMLLKRRTSQNIVWGGIAGCLPVLIGWSSVTNSLSWAPVILFLVMFFWTPPHYWPLSMKVKDDYARVGVPMLPVVASNKVVARQIVIYSWVMVGVSLLLTPLGYTGWFYTVVALAAGGFWLWEAHGLQNRAKAEVTGGKLKEMRLFHWSITYVSILFVAVAVDPFLH from the coding sequence GTGTGCGTGACGGCCGTCGAATCCCGTCCAGCGGGGGTGCTCGGGACGAGCAGCAGCCCGAGCCACCGGCCGTTCGGGGCCCGTGTGAAGGCATTCGTGGCGCTCACCAAGCCACGAATCATCGAACTGCTCCTGATCACCACCGTTCCGGTGATGTTCCTGGCCCAGCAGGGTGTACCGGACCTCAAACTGGTCCTGCTCACCTGCCTCGGCGGCTATCTGTCCGCGGGCGGCGCCAACGCGCTCAACATGTACATCGACCGTGACATCGACGCCCTGATGGAGCGGACCTCACAACGTCCACTGGTCACCGGCATGGTCAGCCCCCGTGAGTGCCTGGCCTTCGGCATCGCGCTGGCGGTCGTCTCGACGCTGCTGTTCGGTCTGGCCGTCAACTGGCTGTCCGCGTGGCTGTCACTCGGAGCGCTCCTCTTCTACGTCGTCGTCTACACGATGCTCCTCAAGCGTCGTACGTCCCAGAACATCGTCTGGGGCGGCATCGCGGGCTGCCTCCCGGTCCTCATCGGCTGGTCGTCCGTCACGAACTCGCTGTCGTGGGCGCCCGTCATCCTCTTCCTCGTCATGTTCTTCTGGACGCCGCCGCACTACTGGCCGCTGTCCATGAAGGTGAAGGACGACTACGCGCGCGTGGGCGTGCCCATGCTGCCGGTCGTCGCCTCCAACAAGGTGGTCGCCCGCCAGATCGTCATCTACAGCTGGGTGATGGTCGGGGTCTCGCTGCTCCTGACCCCGCTGGGCTACACGGGGTGGTTCTACACGGTGGTCGCGCTGGCCGCCGGCGGGTTCTGGCTGTGGGAGGCGCACGGGCTGCAGAACCGCGCCAAGGCCGAGGTGACGGGCGGGAAGCTCAAGGAGATGCGACTGTTCCACTGGTCGATCACCTATGTGTCGATCCTCTTCGTGGCCGTCGCGGTGGACCCCTTCCTCCACTAG